In the genome of Apodemus sylvaticus chromosome 2, mApoSyl1.1, whole genome shotgun sequence, one region contains:
- the LOC127677491 gene encoding vomeronasal type-1 receptor 90-like → MSSSNTVLYFQAGLGILANMFLFLFYTFIILGHRPKPTDLISCQLTFIHMMMILTGGDTLFADISESLKFGNDVKCKTIFYINRVMRGLSICITCLLSVFQAVTISPSTSLLARFKHNVQKYIIHAFFYLWSFNLLFSSRWFFFVAGFTNISETHQMKVSKSCLLLPVNHIIRGLMLTVAMSRDVFLVGVMMTTSTHMVIILHRHQRQCKHLHSIIHLRASPEKRATQTILLLVVFFVVMYWVDFIISFTSILLWMYDPVVLTVQMFVMNAYPTITPLVQISSDKRIINVLKNLRSK, encoded by the coding sequence ATGTCCTCATCAAATACTGTCCTTTACTTCCAAGCTGGACTTGGAATCCTAGCCAAtatgtttctctttttgttctaTACTTTCATAATCCTAGGTCACAGACCTAAACCCACAGACCTGATCTCCTGTCAACTAACTTTCATTCACATGATGATGATCCTCACTGGAGGGGACACTTTGTTTGCAGACATATCAGAGTCACTAAAATTTGGGAATGACGTCAAATGTAAGACAATTTTTTACATAAACAGAGTTATGAGAGGCCTCTCTATCTGCatcacctgcctcctgagtgtgtttCAGGCTGTCACTATCAGTCCCAGTACCTCACTATTGGCAAGATTTAAGCATAATGTACAAAAATACATCATCCATGCCTTTTTCTATCTTTGGTCCTTCAATTTGTTATTCAGTAGTAGGTGGTTCTTTTTTGTTGCTGGTTTTACCAATATAAGTGAGACCCACCAGATGAAGGTCTCTAAATCCTGCTTACTCCTCCCTGTGAACCACATCATCAGGGGACTGATGTTAACAGTGGCAATGTCCAGAGATGTATTTCTCGTAGGAGTCATGATGAccacaagtacacacatggtgATTATCCTGCACAGACATCAGAGGCAATGCAAGCATCTTCATAGCATCATCCACCTGAGAGCATCCCCTGAGAAAAGGGCCACCCAGACCATCTTGCTGCTGGTGGTTTTCTTTGTGGTCATGTACTGGGTGGACTTCATCATCTCGTTCACTTCAATCCTGTTATGGATGTATGACCCAGTTGTCCTGACTGTTCAAATGTTTGTCATGAATGCCTATCCTACAATTACTCCTTTGGTACAAATCAGTTCTGATAAGAGAATAATCAATGTGCTGAAAAACTTGAGGTCAAAATGA